A genome region from Bacteroidota bacterium includes the following:
- a CDS encoding TrmH family RNA methyltransferase, which produces MRKLLNEELARLNADEFKTSDKAPVVLLLDNVRSHLNVGSIFRTADAFRLEAIYLCGITGCPPHRDIHKTALGATETVVWKHFVSAMEALVLLREEGYTIVAVEQAERAVMLHEFVAQGDRKYVFVFGNEVDGVGQELVSSSDMVLEIPQWGTKHSLNVAVSVGVVVWEAMKQLTAGSSPLTGNRQL; this is translated from the coding sequence ATGCGAAAACTGTTGAATGAAGAATTGGCGAGATTGAATGCCGATGAGTTTAAGACCAGCGACAAGGCGCCGGTGGTGTTGTTGCTGGATAATGTTCGGAGTCATTTGAACGTGGGTTCTATTTTTCGCACGGCGGATGCGTTTAGGCTCGAGGCCATTTATCTGTGCGGCATTACCGGTTGTCCGCCTCACCGTGATATTCATAAAACAGCGCTGGGGGCAACGGAAACGGTGGTATGGAAACATTTTGTTTCGGCGATGGAGGCGCTGGTTTTGTTGCGGGAAGAAGGCTATACAATCGTGGCGGTGGAGCAGGCGGAAAGGGCGGTGATGTTGCATGAGTTTGTTGCGCAGGGCGATAGAAAATATGTTTTTGTTTTTGGCAATGAAGTGGATGGAGTAGGGCAGGAGCTGGTCAGTAGTTCGGATATGGTGTTGGAGATTCCGCAATGGGGCACAAAGCATTCTTTGAATGTGGCGGTGAGTGTGGGTGTGGTGGTTTGGGAGGCTATGAAACAATTGACGGCTGGTAGTTCGCCGCTAACTGGCAACCGTCAACTGTGA
- the mltG gene encoding endolytic transglycosylase MltG yields the protein MWKFLFGILFVLGLFCLAGAYKIFYAPNINAERRIAIKIPTGSTYQEVMNILHKHSVLKNEWTFEIVSRWKYLDQNIKPGYYVLTRGMDNRLIVNTLRMGWQTPVTLVIYNVRTKEEFSGLVGHTLEIDSNKLLAKLNDETFCKTYERDTNNILSRFILDNYEFYWNTSLEKFMQKTETAYHRFWDEERMSQANALHLSPTQIVILASIVEKEVIFDKELSIVAGVYLNRLRIGMPLQADPTLVFARRDFKAQRVNATHRAVDSPYNTYKNRGLPPGPICLPRKKSIDAVLNAEKHPYLYFCANPDMSGNSIFSKTLTEQNKIARQYRKTLDKMNIH from the coding sequence TGCACCCAACATAAACGCCGAACGACGGATTGCCATAAAAATTCCTACCGGTTCTACCTATCAGGAGGTGATGAACATTCTACACAAACACAGCGTCTTAAAAAACGAATGGACTTTTGAAATAGTCAGCAGATGGAAGTATCTGGATCAAAACATAAAACCCGGTTACTATGTACTGACGCGCGGCATGGATAATCGCCTAATTGTAAACACCCTCCGCATGGGATGGCAAACACCCGTCACGCTCGTGATTTATAACGTCCGCACTAAAGAAGAATTTTCCGGTCTGGTCGGGCACACCCTCGAAATAGATTCTAACAAGCTGCTTGCTAAATTGAACGATGAAACCTTCTGCAAAACTTACGAACGAGACACCAACAACATCCTTTCGCGATTCATCTTGGACAACTACGAATTCTACTGGAATACTTCACTTGAAAAATTCATGCAAAAGACCGAGACTGCCTATCACCGGTTCTGGGATGAAGAACGCATGAGCCAGGCAAATGCTCTTCATCTGTCTCCTACCCAAATAGTTATTCTGGCTTCTATCGTAGAGAAGGAAGTCATCTTTGATAAAGAACTCTCCATCGTTGCGGGGGTTTACCTGAACCGTCTGCGCATCGGTATGCCTCTGCAGGCCGACCCTACTTTAGTCTTTGCCCGTCGAGACTTCAAAGCCCAAAGAGTGAACGCTACGCACCGCGCGGTTGATTCCCCCTATAACACTTATAAAAACCGTGGACTGCCACCCGGACCTATCTGCCTTCCTCGGAAAAAATCTATTGATGCCGTATTGAATGCTGAAAAACATCCCTACCTCTATTTCTGTGCCAACCCCGACATGAGCGGTAATTCTATCTTCTCTAAAACCCTAACAGAGCAAAATAAGATTGCTCGTCAATACCGCAAGACTTTAGACAAGATGAATATTCATTAG
- a CDS encoding class I SAM-dependent methyltransferase, with the protein MQQYHEQCYLCNSSKLKPLVGYERHDMVKCGDCGFVFMRRIPTLDELGAHYSTYSYGGDYYLSPITVKSYHALLDELEPFRKSNKILDVGCGMGFFLDAAKERGWKVYGTEYSAKAIERCRAKGIDMKEGVLNPTDFAEHDFDIVTSFEVMEHINNPVPELTNIHQLLRPGGLFYCTTPNFDSMLRYQTGEQYNIIGYPEHLSYYTRKTLSRVVTERGFRLHDFKSTGISISRMKVSTGSTEEKMHTETSSDERLRKNIDGKWYLQIAKDIVNGLLTLTNKGMTLKGYYIKK; encoded by the coding sequence ATGCAGCAGTATCACGAGCAATGTTATCTATGTAATAGTTCCAAGTTGAAGCCCTTGGTGGGTTATGAGCGCCACGATATGGTGAAGTGTGGCGACTGTGGTTTTGTTTTTATGCGTCGCATTCCGACGTTGGATGAGCTGGGGGCGCATTACAGTACTTATTCTTATGGGGGTGATTATTATTTGTCGCCTATCACGGTGAAAAGTTATCATGCTTTGTTGGATGAGTTGGAACCATTTCGGAAAAGCAATAAAATTCTGGATGTAGGTTGTGGCATGGGTTTCTTTCTCGATGCGGCGAAAGAAAGAGGATGGAAAGTTTATGGAACGGAGTATTCAGCCAAGGCTATTGAACGGTGTCGTGCCAAAGGAATTGATATGAAAGAAGGAGTGCTGAATCCTACGGATTTTGCGGAACATGATTTTGATATTGTGACCTCCTTCGAGGTGATGGAGCATATTAATAATCCGGTACCGGAACTGACGAATATCCATCAATTGCTTCGACCGGGGGGATTGTTTTATTGCACCACGCCGAACTTTGATTCGATGCTCCGTTATCAGACCGGGGAGCAATACAACATTATCGGCTATCCGGAACATCTGTCCTATTACACACGCAAAACTTTAAGCAGAGTAGTGACTGAAAGAGGATTTAGGCTGCACGATTTCAAGAGCACCGGTATCAGTATTTCGCGGATGAAAGTTTCTACCGGTAGTACGGAGGAAAAAATGCACACAGAAACATCTTCGGATGAAAGGCTGAGGAAAAATATTGATGGCAAATGGTATCTGCAAATTGCCAAAGATATAGTCAACGGCCTACTGACCTTGACCAATAAGGGAATGACGTTGAAGGGTTATTATATCAAGAAGTGA